One window of Cryptobacterium curtum DSM 15641 genomic DNA carries:
- the glyA gene encoding serine hydroxymethyltransferase produces MPLTYVAQTDPEIADAIDQELARQRGTIELIASENIVSPAVMQAMGTVLTNKYAEGYPGKRYYGGCEKVDIVENLAIERAKKLFNAGFANVQSHSGAQANYAAYAAIIKPGDTVLGMSLDNGGHLTHGSKANFSGKLYNVIPYGLDENERIDYDALERLAQEHRPKVVVAGASAYPRAIDFERMAAIAHEVGAYLMVDMAHIAGLVATGAHQNPVPFADIVTTTTHKTLRGPRGGMILTNNEELAKKINSAVFPGTQGGPLMHVIAGKAVAFHEALQPAFKEYIDKVVANCVALGRGMTEGGLRLVSGGTDNHLCLVDLTPADVTGKDAEGLLESVGLTVNKNSIPNEQRSPFVTSGIRVGTAAGTTRGLSDDEFFEVGSCIAEAVFNAGDDNRLAQVRARVSAIIDAHPLYPEFDR; encoded by the coding sequence ATGCCGTTGACTTACGTAGCCCAGACCGACCCCGAGATTGCCGATGCGATCGACCAGGAACTTGCTCGCCAGAGGGGCACCATCGAGCTTATTGCCTCGGAAAATATTGTGTCACCTGCGGTCATGCAGGCCATGGGTACCGTTCTTACTAATAAGTACGCCGAAGGCTATCCGGGTAAACGGTATTACGGCGGCTGCGAAAAGGTCGACATTGTCGAAAATCTTGCCATCGAACGGGCAAAAAAGCTTTTTAATGCGGGCTTTGCCAATGTGCAGTCCCATTCAGGGGCACAGGCCAATTATGCTGCCTATGCCGCTATTATCAAACCGGGCGATACGGTGCTCGGTATGAGCCTTGATAACGGGGGTCATCTCACGCACGGCTCGAAGGCGAATTTCTCGGGCAAGCTCTATAACGTGATTCCCTACGGGCTCGATGAAAACGAGCGCATCGACTATGACGCCCTCGAGCGTTTGGCTCAAGAACATCGACCCAAGGTTGTTGTTGCTGGTGCTTCGGCTTATCCGCGTGCCATCGATTTCGAACGCATGGCTGCCATTGCGCACGAAGTTGGTGCCTATCTTATGGTGGATATGGCTCATATTGCTGGTTTGGTCGCTACCGGTGCCCATCAGAATCCGGTTCCCTTTGCTGACATCGTCACCACAACGACTCACAAGACGCTGCGTGGGCCGCGTGGTGGCATGATTCTTACGAATAACGAAGAACTGGCGAAGAAGATTAATAGTGCGGTATTCCCTGGCACACAGGGTGGCCCGCTTATGCATGTGATTGCAGGTAAAGCGGTTGCCTTCCATGAAGCGCTGCAGCCTGCCTTTAAAGAGTACATCGACAAGGTGGTTGCTAACTGTGTTGCACTTGGTCGCGGCATGACTGAGGGCGGTTTGCGTTTGGTTTCGGGCGGCACCGACAATCATCTGTGCTTGGTCGATTTAACGCCTGCGGACGTCACGGGCAAGGATGCCGAAGGTCTGCTGGAATCGGTTGGCTTAACGGTGAACAAGAATTCCATTCCCAACGAGCAGCGGTCTCCCTTTGTGACCAGCGGTATCCGCGTGGGAACGGCAGCAGGAACGACGCGCGGTCTTTCTGATGATGAATTCTTCGAAGTCGGATCGTGCATTGCCGAGGCGGTCTTTAATGCAGGCGACGATAATCGCTTGGCTCAGGTTCGCGCACGAGTTTCTGCCATTATTGACGCTCATCCGTTGTATCCTGAATTCGACCGCTAA
- the rpiB gene encoding ribose 5-phosphate isomerase B, translating into MIISMGSDHAGFEQKEQLKQYLETAGHTVIDRGCPSEERVDYPDYAYPVACDVAQGTAERGVLVCGTGIGMALAADKVAGVRAANIITPQFAGLCREHNDCNVITLSGRFVDVGVNKEIVDVFLATPFGAGRHTGRVEKIMQLD; encoded by the coding sequence ATGATCATATCGATGGGCAGCGATCACGCAGGATTTGAGCAAAAAGAGCAGCTCAAACAATATCTTGAGACAGCTGGCCATACCGTTATTGATCGTGGGTGTCCCAGCGAAGAGCGAGTTGATTATCCGGATTATGCATATCCTGTGGCATGCGATGTGGCTCAGGGAACAGCTGAGCGTGGTGTGCTGGTGTGCGGCACGGGCATTGGTATGGCTCTGGCAGCTGATAAAGTGGCTGGTGTGCGCGCTGCCAATATTATTACGCCGCAGTTTGCCGGCCTATGTCGTGAACACAACGATTGTAATGTGATTACGCTTTCAGGGCGCTTTGTTGACGTGGGCGTTAATAAGGAAATTGTTGATGTGTTTCTTGCGACGCCTTTTGGTGCTGGTCGTCATACGGGGCGTGTCGAAAAGATTATGCAACTCGACTAA
- the glpK gene encoding glycerol kinase GlpK has product MGYVIALDQGTTSSRALLFDRQCGVRGVYQMPFEQHFPQPGWVEHDAFDILRSQISVLDDLLAAYSLESGDIDSIGITNQRETTILWNRHTGLPIGRAIVWQCRRTAGLIEQVCATPEVRSHISQVTGLVPDAYFSASKIAWLLDHTPGAREAACAGDLLFGTVDSWLVWNLTGGAVHATDVTNASRTMLFDIHRGCWDEELCNLFRIPLSLLPTVRPSSGDFGVTVDDIPAARGHDGLSFPRIPAGIPITGVAGDQQAALFGQCCTQAGEAKNTYGTGCFLLMHTGSECITSHNSLVSTVAATEPDCTGLAYALEGSVFMAGALIQWLRDALGLIGSEAESEQVARSVEDTAGVYVVPAFTGLGAPYWDADARGAIFGLTRGATRAHIVRAALESLAYQVSDLMDGMQDDAGMRVRTLSVDGGASRNDFLMQFQSDILDARLVRPAVAETTAAGAAYLAGLRTGFWRDMDDIRSRRVVEVTFAPHMASSERLRRLEGWRECVSRTRSERRAVQK; this is encoded by the coding sequence TTGGGATATGTGATAGCGCTTGATCAGGGAACAACCTCGTCAAGAGCGCTGCTTTTCGATCGCCAGTGCGGCGTGCGTGGTGTCTATCAGATGCCGTTTGAACAGCACTTTCCCCAACCGGGTTGGGTTGAACATGATGCGTTCGATATTCTGCGCTCGCAGATATCGGTACTCGACGATCTGCTGGCTGCCTATTCTCTTGAGTCGGGCGACATCGACTCTATTGGCATTACCAATCAGCGCGAGACAACTATCCTATGGAATCGCCATACGGGACTACCTATCGGGCGGGCCATTGTGTGGCAATGTCGTCGTACCGCTGGATTAATCGAGCAGGTGTGTGCAACACCTGAAGTGCGCTCACATATTTCTCAGGTAACGGGTTTAGTGCCCGATGCCTATTTTTCGGCTAGTAAGATTGCTTGGTTACTCGACCATACACCGGGGGCTCGCGAGGCCGCCTGTGCTGGTGACCTGCTTTTTGGCACCGTCGATAGCTGGCTGGTGTGGAACCTTACCGGTGGCGCAGTTCATGCGACCGATGTCACAAACGCGAGTCGAACGATGTTGTTTGATATTCATCGGGGCTGTTGGGATGAAGAATTGTGCAATCTCTTTCGCATTCCTCTGTCTTTGCTGCCCACGGTGCGCCCTTCGTCTGGTGATTTTGGTGTTACCGTTGATGATATTCCAGCGGCTCGGGGGCACGACGGCTTATCATTTCCGCGTATTCCAGCGGGCATTCCTATTACTGGCGTTGCGGGCGATCAACAAGCTGCGCTGTTCGGCCAGTGTTGCACGCAGGCCGGCGAGGCAAAAAATACTTATGGCACTGGTTGCTTTTTGCTCATGCATACCGGCAGTGAATGCATTACATCGCACAACAGCCTTGTTTCTACTGTCGCTGCAACCGAGCCTGACTGTACCGGCTTGGCTTATGCGCTTGAAGGAAGCGTGTTTATGGCGGGCGCGCTTATTCAGTGGCTTCGTGATGCCTTAGGTCTTATCGGTTCAGAAGCGGAAAGTGAACAGGTTGCGCGCAGTGTCGAAGATACGGCGGGTGTGTATGTGGTGCCCGCCTTTACTGGTTTGGGTGCGCCCTATTGGGACGCCGATGCACGGGGCGCTATCTTTGGCCTGACGCGTGGTGCTACGCGTGCTCACATTGTGCGTGCGGCTCTTGAATCGCTTGCCTATCAGGTCTCCGATCTCATGGATGGCATGCAGGATGACGCTGGCATGCGCGTGCGAACGTTGTCGGTTGACGGAGGGGCAAGTCGTAACGACTTCTTGATGCAATTTCAGTCAGACATTCTTGATGCGCGTTTAGTACGCCCGGCCGTAGCGGAAACAACAGCAGCCGGCGCAGCTTATTTAGCAGGATTGCGCACCGGTTTCTGGCGCGATATGGATGACATTCGGTCGCGGCGTGTGGTCGAGGTCACGTTTGCCCCTCATATGGCATCATCCGAGCGTTTACGACGTTTGGAAGGTTGGCGAGAATGCGTGAGTCGTACTCGCTCGGAGAGGCGAGCTGTGCAAAAATAG
- a CDS encoding serine aminopeptidase domain-containing protein, whose translation MDVNRDTFSFPSSDKSSALHACAWYVPGQAPRAVIQLTHGMSEHIARYDDFACHLVQRGLFVCGHDHIGHGKSVALIDRLCCLPCDADVCMEEDINILRREATARFSLEGIPWFLFGHSMGSYLVRACLLDGAADGYRQRACDTDPCAAGLAGAILCGTGQVPKPLSIAGVALAQLIARARGADYRSAFLDDFGTGTFERAVPENRTSFDWLNSDPSGVDAYVSDELCGVMFSAGGYRAIGHLTGRVSAPDCGKLLPNGFPILMIAGADDPVGNRGRGVQAVARALRAGSQAQVDVHLYPGMRHEILNEPRHTDVYDDVDRWLDEVLGENTQEK comes from the coding sequence ATGGATGTGAACAGAGATACGTTTTCATTTCCTTCATCTGATAAAAGTTCAGCCTTACACGCATGTGCATGGTACGTGCCAGGTCAGGCTCCGCGTGCCGTTATTCAGTTGACCCATGGAATGTCGGAGCATATTGCGCGATATGACGACTTCGCCTGTCATCTTGTACAACGCGGCTTGTTTGTCTGTGGACATGATCACATTGGACATGGAAAGAGCGTCGCTTTGATCGACCGCCTGTGCTGTCTGCCGTGTGATGCCGATGTGTGTATGGAAGAAGATATCAATATCCTGCGCCGTGAAGCGACAGCGCGGTTTTCTCTTGAAGGAATTCCTTGGTTTCTGTTTGGACACTCGATGGGGAGCTATCTGGTACGGGCTTGCCTGCTTGATGGGGCGGCAGATGGATACCGACAGCGTGCTTGTGATACTGACCCGTGTGCTGCTGGCCTTGCGGGGGCGATTCTCTGCGGTACGGGTCAGGTTCCAAAGCCGCTTTCAATAGCGGGAGTGGCATTGGCACAGCTAATTGCACGCGCGCGCGGCGCCGATTATCGCAGTGCGTTTTTGGATGACTTTGGAACAGGGACCTTCGAGCGTGCTGTTCCTGAAAATCGCACTTCATTTGATTGGTTGAATAGCGACCCGTCAGGGGTTGATGCTTATGTTTCAGACGAACTTTGCGGCGTGATGTTCTCCGCTGGAGGATACCGTGCTATCGGGCATTTAACCGGTCGCGTGAGTGCACCCGATTGTGGGAAATTGCTACCAAATGGATTTCCCATTCTTATGATAGCGGGTGCCGATGATCCGGTGGGTAATCGCGGTCGCGGGGTGCAGGCCGTTGCGCGTGCCCTGCGTGCCGGCAGTCAGGCACAGGTAGACGTTCACTTATATCCGGGTATGCGTCACGAAATCCTTAACGAACCGCGCCACACAGACGTGTATGACGATGTCGATCGGTGGCTCGACGAAGTACTTGGGGAAAATACTCAGGAAAAGTAG
- a CDS encoding L-threonylcarbamoyladenylate synthase has product MSRVSANGSTFDTVSNPGGSKIGENLERTVAALRAGYPVIFPTDTVYGIGVSVDAAESPKAIYQAKERDLSKPVAWLVDSIEALDVYGDAVPAAAHALAHAQWPGPLTLVVKASERVPAAFTSTAGTIGLRMPNHAIARELIRRLGCPIATSSANISAHPSTAYAQGIDPALSDKVVAVLADDSQGASGISSTVVDCTSSPLRILREGSISAADVRAIFT; this is encoded by the coding sequence ATGTCGAGAGTATCTGCAAACGGTTCGACATTCGATACGGTTTCTAATCCTGGTGGCTCAAAGATAGGTGAGAATCTTGAACGCACCGTGGCTGCTCTGCGTGCTGGCTATCCGGTGATATTTCCCACTGATACGGTGTATGGCATTGGGGTGTCAGTTGATGCAGCTGAGAGCCCTAAAGCTATCTACCAGGCGAAAGAACGCGACCTTTCAAAGCCGGTTGCGTGGTTAGTTGACAGCATTGAGGCACTTGATGTGTATGGTGATGCTGTACCTGCCGCTGCACACGCATTGGCGCACGCTCAGTGGCCGGGTCCGCTGACGCTGGTGGTAAAAGCTTCAGAACGAGTGCCAGCCGCGTTTACCTCTACCGCAGGCACTATTGGACTGCGCATGCCCAACCATGCTATTGCGCGCGAGCTTATTCGGCGACTCGGCTGCCCGATTGCTACTTCGTCGGCGAATATTTCCGCTCATCCATCAACTGCTTACGCGCAGGGAATCGACCCAGCGCTTTCCGATAAAGTTGTCGCTGTTCTTGCTGATGATTCCCAAGGGGCAAGTGGCATATCATCTACGGTGGTTGACTGTACGAGCTCTCCATTGCGCATTCTGCGGGAAGGATCAATTTCTGCCGCAGACGTGCGTGCGATATTTACATAG
- a CDS encoding NAD(P)/FAD-dependent oxidoreductase produces MIVVSQIALSLDDEAFSRGGQVQQASPLIQVIARMLAIPASAVNTAEVIRRSIDARRKSNVHFIVTAQVHLATNEQEEQALSLNCVKSDSDSSDVRRLGQMAAAIGEAAFAVHTKSRSVTDAKTDAKASVKESAKETSDVLSIGQVPVNAPNSSVRPIVVGCGPAGLFCALYLAYAGARPIVLERGAAVEDRLRAVDIFNAGGPLDARTNIQFGEGGAGTFSDGKLTTGTKSPLVRQVLSCFVAAGAPGEILWDAKPHIGSDRLPAVVSALRQKIIALGGEVRFEHRLADMSFEEGRLARVSIEDPTGTCYTLPANHVVIACGHSARDTFEMLHARGLSLEQKPFAMGVRIEHPQQLINKAQWGKAAAHPALGAADYKLAVHLDNRRSAYTFCMCPGGTVVCAASEAGGVVTNGMSNYARDGKNANAALLVNVDPSDLQSDDVLAGMHLQRHIEQAAYQATLAAGGSAYQAPAQSVGAFLKREKDIQFPHDSRGEHICAPTYARGVVACDLHDIFPRFITDALKQALPLLDRKLAGFAHSGAIMTAPETRSSSPVRILRKDDLQARLNQNEKPCGVYPCGEGAGYAGGIMSAAVDGLRVALRLAEDLGRK; encoded by the coding sequence GTGATAGTTGTTTCCCAAATTGCCCTTTCTCTTGATGATGAGGCGTTTTCGCGTGGCGGGCAGGTGCAGCAGGCCAGCCCGCTCATTCAAGTGATTGCTCGCATGTTGGCTATTCCTGCTTCTGCGGTAAATACAGCTGAGGTCATACGGCGCAGTATTGATGCCCGTCGGAAATCCAACGTTCATTTTATTGTTACTGCCCAGGTGCACCTTGCAACAAATGAGCAGGAAGAGCAGGCTCTGTCGTTGAACTGCGTCAAAAGTGATTCAGATTCTTCTGATGTCCGCCGGTTAGGCCAGATGGCTGCCGCTATTGGTGAGGCTGCCTTTGCTGTGCACACTAAAAGTCGTTCGGTGACGGATGCTAAAACGGATGCCAAAGCGAGTGTTAAAGAGAGCGCTAAAGAAACTTCAGATGTGTTATCCATCGGTCAGGTGCCGGTGAATGCACCCAATTCCTCAGTGCGTCCGATTGTGGTGGGGTGTGGTCCAGCGGGGTTGTTCTGTGCGCTATATCTGGCATATGCGGGTGCGCGTCCGATTGTGCTCGAACGTGGTGCCGCGGTGGAAGATCGCCTGCGTGCCGTTGATATTTTCAATGCAGGCGGCCCGCTTGATGCGCGCACAAATATTCAGTTTGGCGAAGGTGGCGCTGGAACGTTTTCCGATGGCAAATTAACAACGGGCACGAAGAGTCCCCTGGTGCGCCAGGTGCTTTCGTGTTTCGTGGCAGCAGGAGCACCCGGAGAAATCTTATGGGATGCAAAACCCCACATCGGGAGTGACCGTCTTCCAGCTGTTGTTTCCGCGCTGCGTCAAAAGATTATCGCTTTGGGGGGCGAGGTGCGGTTTGAACACCGCTTAGCTGATATGTCCTTTGAAGAAGGTCGGCTGGCACGTGTTTCTATCGAGGATCCAACAGGAACCTGTTACACGCTTCCTGCCAATCACGTGGTTATCGCGTGCGGACATTCAGCGCGCGATACGTTTGAGATGCTTCATGCGCGGGGTTTATCGTTAGAACAAAAACCGTTTGCTATGGGCGTGCGTATTGAGCATCCACAGCAGCTTATTAATAAGGCGCAATGGGGTAAGGCCGCAGCGCATCCAGCGCTGGGAGCAGCTGATTACAAGTTGGCTGTCCACCTTGATAATCGGCGGAGTGCGTATACGTTCTGCATGTGTCCGGGAGGTACGGTTGTGTGCGCCGCAAGTGAAGCGGGCGGTGTGGTTACGAATGGCATGAGCAATTATGCCCGTGATGGTAAAAATGCTAATGCAGCACTGTTGGTTAATGTGGATCCCTCAGACCTTCAGTCCGATGATGTACTGGCTGGTATGCACTTGCAGCGCCACATCGAACAGGCAGCCTACCAGGCAACTCTTGCTGCGGGGGGCAGTGCCTATCAAGCTCCTGCTCAGAGCGTGGGAGCGTTTCTGAAGCGGGAAAAGGATATCCAGTTTCCGCATGATAGCAGGGGGGAACATATCTGTGCGCCCACCTATGCACGGGGTGTTGTTGCCTGCGACTTGCACGATATATTTCCTCGCTTTATAACCGACGCGCTCAAGCAGGCGCTGCCCTTGCTTGATCGAAAGCTTGCTGGTTTTGCCCATTCTGGTGCAATTATGACAGCTCCCGAGACGCGTTCGTCTTCGCCGGTACGCATACTGCGCAAAGACGATTTGCAAGCTCGATTAAACCAGAACGAAAAGCCTTGTGGTGTGTATCCCTGTGGCGAGGGTGCTGGTTATGCAGGGGGCATTATGTCGGCGGCTGTTGATGGCCTGCGGGTAGCTTTGCGCCTTGCAGAAGATTTAGGTCGAAAGTAA
- a CDS encoding aminoacetone oxidase family FAD-binding enzyme produces the protein MSKTKAKDTLALRTATGTESSSKSRSNTRRGSHMCSAQQLGGNKHSDKCGSTGGTSSAFNTQRSTSCDVIVVGAGAAGLACAITAAQHGRTVTVLEAGDPGHSIRVTGDGRCNIANTNTAGQVYWNTAFVEAAFSSCAPEESLRFLERCGIVMRAEAEGRLYPLANKASSVVEALLLAANRAGVAIQSSVTVEAVQRSGSGLTVSAHRGDKPILYRAQAVVLCCGGAIEKISLPTEIACIPTSPLLGPLACQAAPLRGLDKVRAKCAVTCEGVREEGEVTFRTYGVSGIAAFNVSRVAHPGSILSIDFLPAIPAESALSWAQERSRALGVCTWREWCTGAFLPLIARALLTHAHISADTTVEEQSLQTFMRVAKSFDLIVKGIGDVSRCQVTRGGIEVSMLNPTTMETPVKHVYACGESLDVDAPCGGYNLHWAWTSGLIAGRALANCPSAKEVV, from the coding sequence ATGAGTAAAACAAAGGCCAAAGATACGCTCGCTTTACGCACAGCAACGGGTACCGAGAGCAGCAGCAAGAGTCGCAGCAATACGAGGCGCGGCAGCCACATGTGCAGCGCTCAGCAACTCGGTGGCAACAAGCACAGCGACAAGTGTGGCAGTACTGGCGGTACGAGCAGTGCCTTCAATACACAGCGCAGCACGTCGTGTGATGTTATCGTTGTAGGGGCGGGCGCAGCTGGCCTAGCGTGCGCAATAACCGCAGCGCAGCATGGCAGAACAGTCACGGTACTTGAAGCGGGCGATCCAGGTCACTCGATTCGTGTAACGGGCGACGGCCGCTGCAATATTGCCAATACAAACACTGCTGGACAGGTGTATTGGAATACGGCCTTTGTTGAGGCAGCATTTTCTTCCTGCGCACCTGAAGAATCCCTTCGCTTTCTGGAGCGCTGTGGCATTGTCATGCGTGCCGAAGCGGAAGGCCGTCTGTACCCTCTTGCGAATAAGGCATCATCAGTTGTCGAAGCATTGCTGTTGGCTGCCAACCGTGCAGGTGTCGCTATACAATCATCGGTCACAGTGGAAGCGGTACAGCGCAGTGGCAGCGGGCTGACGGTGTCAGCGCATAGGGGGGATAAACCCATTTTGTACCGTGCGCAGGCGGTGGTGTTGTGCTGCGGTGGGGCTATTGAAAAGATTTCCTTGCCCACCGAGATTGCGTGTATACCAACAAGCCCTCTTTTAGGACCGCTTGCATGCCAGGCCGCACCTCTTCGAGGTCTCGACAAGGTACGTGCAAAGTGCGCAGTCACCTGCGAAGGCGTGCGTGAAGAAGGCGAAGTCACCTTTCGTACGTATGGCGTCTCAGGCATTGCGGCATTCAATGTGTCGCGTGTTGCCCATCCGGGAAGTATTCTCTCGATTGATTTTCTGCCCGCTATTCCCGCCGAATCAGCGCTTTCGTGGGCGCAAGAACGCTCACGCGCGTTGGGGGTGTGTACGTGGCGCGAGTGGTGTACGGGAGCATTTTTACCCCTGATTGCACGCGCTCTTTTGACGCACGCACATATCAGTGCAGATACTACTGTTGAAGAACAGTCGCTTCAGACCTTTATGCGGGTGGCAAAGTCGTTTGACCTGATAGTAAAAGGTATTGGCGATGTGTCGCGCTGCCAGGTAACACGTGGCGGTATCGAGGTGTCGATGCTTAATCCTACTACGATGGAAACACCAGTTAAGCATGTGTATGCCTGTGGGGAATCGCTTGATGTTGATGCTCCGTGTGGAGGATATAACTTACACTGGGCTTGGACGTCTGGTTTGATTGCGGGTAGGGCGCTTGCCAATTGCCCTTCGGCAAAGGAAGTCGTGTGA
- a CDS encoding desulfoferrodoxin family protein yields MSLEFYQCLHCGNIAIKPFDSGVPLVCCGEKMAKVEPNTVDAAREKHLPEVTIEGNTVRAQVGSVEHPMEEVHYITFVCLETEKGYQIAHLTPGMAPVATFAVAEGDKPVAVYEYCNKHGLWKVEL; encoded by the coding sequence ATGAGTCTAGAATTTTATCAATGCCTCCATTGCGGCAATATTGCTATCAAGCCCTTTGATTCTGGTGTGCCCCTGGTGTGCTGCGGCGAAAAGATGGCCAAAGTCGAACCGAATACGGTCGATGCAGCGCGCGAAAAGCACCTGCCAGAGGTGACAATTGAAGGTAATACCGTTCGGGCGCAGGTTGGCAGTGTCGAGCATCCTATGGAAGAAGTTCATTACATCACGTTTGTGTGCCTTGAAACTGAAAAGGGTTATCAGATCGCTCATTTGACACCTGGCATGGCTCCTGTTGCTACCTTTGCGGTTGCTGAAGGCGACAAGCCAGTTGCTGTGTATGAGTATTGCAACAAGCATGGCTTGTGGAAGGTTGAACTCTAA
- the lgt gene encoding prolipoprotein diacylglyceryl transferase: MLNSLYHALDPIAFSLGPLTVRWYGIAYILGFICAAVVIGHTARRWKVSLTQDDLFTILICLIIGVIVGARLGYVLFYGDGYYLEHPLDILAFSQGGMSFHGGLIGALLSGLVSARLCGVPYATLADLGSIAAPIGLFFGRCANFINGELWGAPTDAPWGVIFGGAAGSVARHPSQLYEAFLEGIVIFTVLFLLSRKRPPRPQGTFIGLFLIMYGSFRFLIEFVRQPDAQLGYLWGGWLTMGQLLSVPLVLAGIAVLVWMYRTQRPQEGKPSLSISDESLG; this comes from the coding sequence ATGCTCAATAGTCTCTACCATGCTCTGGACCCGATTGCTTTTTCGTTGGGGCCTTTAACGGTGAGATGGTATGGCATTGCCTATATCCTTGGATTTATCTGCGCTGCGGTGGTTATTGGACATACGGCGCGTCGTTGGAAGGTTTCCCTGACACAAGACGACCTGTTCACTATTTTAATCTGCCTGATCATTGGGGTAATTGTCGGCGCTCGCCTGGGGTATGTCCTCTTCTATGGTGATGGATATTACCTTGAGCATCCTCTTGATATTTTGGCATTTTCCCAGGGAGGCATGAGTTTTCACGGGGGCCTTATTGGTGCGCTGTTGTCAGGCTTGGTCTCAGCGCGCTTGTGCGGTGTCCCTTACGCAACGCTTGCCGACTTGGGAAGTATTGCTGCTCCAATTGGTCTATTTTTCGGGCGTTGTGCCAACTTTATCAATGGCGAACTGTGGGGGGCGCCGACCGATGCGCCGTGGGGCGTTATCTTCGGTGGAGCAGCTGGGTCGGTTGCCCGTCATCCGTCTCAGCTGTACGAGGCGTTTCTTGAGGGCATTGTTATCTTTACCGTGCTTTTTCTTCTGTCGCGCAAGCGCCCACCGCGTCCACAGGGCACATTTATTGGGCTGTTTCTTATCATGTATGGCTCGTTCCGCTTTCTTATCGAGTTCGTGCGACAGCCGGATGCGCAACTGGGATACCTGTGGGGCGGATGGCTCACGATGGGTCAACTGCTTTCGGTGCCATTAGTACTCGCGGGTATTGCTGTTCTGGTGTGGATGTATCGTACACAGCGACCTCAGGAAGGTAAGCCTTCCTTGTCTATATCTGATGAATCTCTCGGTTAA
- a CDS encoding NifU family protein — translation MVNKEDVAAVLELVRPSLQADGGDVRLVDVMEDGTVTVELQGACQGCPMSQMTLAHGIERILKDRVPGVQQVVPA, via the coding sequence ATGGTGAATAAGGAAGATGTAGCTGCAGTACTTGAGCTTGTACGCCCGAGCCTGCAGGCTGATGGCGGCGATGTCCGACTGGTCGACGTTATGGAAGACGGCACGGTGACCGTCGAGTTGCAGGGTGCCTGCCAAGGTTGCCCCATGTCCCAGATGACACTCGCGCACGGCATTGAGCGCATTCTGAAGGACCGCGTACCTGGCGTACAGCAGGTTGTTCCAGCTTAA